The following proteins come from a genomic window of Anas platyrhynchos isolate ZD024472 breed Pekin duck chromosome 20, IASCAAS_PekinDuck_T2T, whole genome shotgun sequence:
- the TIMM22 gene encoding mitochondrial import inner membrane translocase subunit Tim22 codes for MAAAPSPSSPGGPEPEPPAVRYSELLQHLVGERRRPRNWDPTALGGIPSPAKSEEQKMVERAMESCAFKAALACVGGFVLGGAFGVFTAGIDTNVGFDPKDPYRTPTAKEVLKDMGQRGISYAKNFAIVGAMFSCTECVVESYRGKSDWKNSVISGCITGGAIGFRAGLKAGVIGCGGFAAFSAAIDYYLR; via the exons ATGGCGGCGGCTCCGTCCCCGTCCTCACCGGGCGGcccggagccggagccgccgGCGGTGCGGTACAgcgagctgctgcagcacctggtGGGCGAGCGGCGGCGACCCCGAAACTGGGACCCCACCGCCCTGGGAGGCATCCCCAGCCCGGCCAAGagcgaggagcagaagatggtGGAGCGGGCCATGGAGAGCTGCGCCTTCAAGGCGGCGCTGGCCTGCGTGGGGG GATTTGTTCTTGGAGGAGCGTTTGGTGTCTTCACAGCTGGCATCGACACCAACGTTGGGTTTGATCCCAAGGATCCCTATCGCACGCCAACCGCGAAGGAGGTGCTGAAGGACATGGGGCAGAGAGGCATATCCTATGCAAAGAACTTTGCCATCGTAGGTGCTATGTTCTCCTGCACCGAGTGTGTGGTAGAATCG tATCGTGGAAAGTCAGACTGGAAGAACAGCGTTATTAGTGGCTGCATCACAGGAGGAGCGATCGGCTTCAGAG CTGGTTTGAAGGCAGGCGTTATCGGCTGTGGAGGATttgctgctttctctgcagCAATTGATTACTATCTCCGGTAA